One segment of Deltaproteobacteria bacterium DNA contains the following:
- a CDS encoding 4Fe-4S dicluster domain-containing protein encodes MEEEISRKDFFRKGIFSIVKPFAEAVEKKIDGVKTGLLRPPGAVDEVSFIALCTKCDLCKEACPHGAIRLAPMSYGVAVRTPYIDPATEPCRLCEDLPCIEVCEPGALVPVERADVAMGEAVIDEKSCLAWRGVMCESCAAACPFPGEAIRLDAMSRPEVVPERCTGCGLCVKACVTTPPAVKVIAFDD; translated from the coding sequence ATGGAAGAAGAGATAAGCAGGAAGGATTTCTTCAGGAAGGGCATATTCTCCATAGTGAAGCCCTTTGCCGAGGCCGTGGAGAAGAAGATAGACGGTGTGAAGACGGGGCTTCTGCGTCCGCCCGGGGCGGTGGACGAGGTCTCGTTCATCGCCCTGTGCACCAAGTGCGATCTCTGCAAGGAGGCCTGTCCCCACGGCGCCATAAGGCTTGCGCCCATGAGCTACGGCGTGGCCGTGCGCACGCCTTACATAGACCCGGCCACCGAGCCCTGCAGGCTGTGCGAGGACCTTCCGTGCATCGAGGTCTGCGAGCCCGGGGCGCTCGTGCCCGTGGAGAGGGCGGATGTGGCCATGGGCGAGGCCGTCATCGACGAGAAGAGCTGTCTTGCCTGGCGCGGCGTGATGTGCGAGAGCTGTGCGGCGGCCTGTCCCTTCCCCGGCGAGGCCATAAGGCTCGACGCCATGTCGAGGCCGGAGGTGGTGCCCGAGAGGTGCACGGGCTGCGGCCTCTGCGTCAAGGCCTGTGTCACCACCCCGCCTGCCGTGAAGGTCATCGCCTTCGATGACTGA